The Sphingopyxis fribergensis genome contains a region encoding:
- a CDS encoding conjugal transfer protein TraG — MSATKILWGQILAVFAIVLTSVWSATQWTAAALAHQPQLGSPWFTIGDWQIYPPPAFFWWWFSFDAYAPDIFLHGAYIAVSGGFVSIAVAIGMSVWRARELKNAETYGSARWATETEARAAGLLGDDGVILGKLGTNYLRHDGPEHVLCFAPTRSGKGVGLVVPSLLTWPGSCIVHDIKGENWGLTAGFRSRFGKVLLFDPTNAASAAYNPLLEVRRGEWEVRDVQNIADILVDPEGSLEKRNHWEKTSHALLVGAILHVLYAESDKTLAGVANFLSDPGRPIETTLRAMMLTPHLGDAGVHPVVASAARELLNKSENERSGVLSTAMSFLGLYRDPVVAAVTRQCDWRIADLVNGPHPVSLYLVVPPSDINRTKPLVRLILNQIGRRLTEELNSTAKRQRLLLMLDEFPALGRLDFFESALAFMAGYGMKSFLIAQSLNQIEKAYGVNHSILDNCHVRVSFATNDERTAKRVSDALGTATEMRAMKNYAGHRLSPWLGHLMVSRSETARQLLTPGEIMQLPPDDEIVMVAGTPPVRAKKARYFTDPRLTRRLLPAPKPRRNQRPPRPDDWTGIEPPPQPDSPPPSQSGGAAATPENADSDDANANIRREPGLPDHEEVVREAPAPVNEFDFDEPDTASDEATTQRRMHRIARIASLDPGDGIEL; from the coding sequence ATGTCGGCTACCAAGATATTGTGGGGCCAGATCCTCGCAGTCTTCGCGATCGTTCTCACATCAGTCTGGAGCGCGACCCAGTGGACGGCCGCCGCGCTCGCCCATCAACCCCAGCTCGGATCACCCTGGTTCACCATAGGCGACTGGCAGATCTATCCGCCGCCCGCTTTCTTCTGGTGGTGGTTTTCGTTCGACGCCTATGCACCCGACATATTTCTGCACGGCGCCTATATCGCCGTCTCAGGTGGATTCGTATCGATTGCCGTCGCCATAGGCATGTCGGTCTGGCGCGCCCGTGAACTGAAGAATGCAGAAACCTATGGCTCGGCGCGCTGGGCGACCGAGACGGAGGCGCGCGCCGCCGGCTTGCTGGGTGATGATGGCGTCATTCTCGGCAAGCTCGGCACGAACTATCTTCGCCACGATGGCCCGGAGCATGTGCTGTGCTTCGCGCCAACCCGCTCGGGCAAGGGCGTCGGCCTCGTTGTTCCCAGTTTGCTGACCTGGCCGGGCAGCTGCATCGTCCACGACATCAAGGGCGAGAACTGGGGACTGACCGCAGGCTTCCGCAGCCGTTTCGGCAAGGTGCTGCTGTTCGACCCGACCAATGCCGCGAGCGCGGCCTATAACCCCTTGCTCGAAGTGCGCCGCGGCGAATGGGAAGTCCGCGATGTTCAGAATATCGCCGACATATTGGTCGATCCCGAAGGGTCGCTCGAGAAGCGCAACCACTGGGAAAAGACCAGCCACGCGCTGTTGGTGGGCGCCATTCTCCATGTGCTCTATGCCGAGTCCGACAAGACGCTGGCCGGCGTCGCCAACTTCCTCAGCGATCCGGGCCGCCCGATCGAGACCACGCTGCGGGCCATGATGCTAACCCCGCATCTGGGAGACGCGGGCGTCCACCCGGTCGTCGCCTCGGCGGCGCGGGAACTCCTCAACAAGAGCGAGAATGAACGGTCGGGGGTGCTCTCGACCGCCATGTCGTTCCTGGGCTTGTATCGCGATCCCGTCGTCGCGGCCGTCACACGGCAATGCGACTGGCGCATCGCCGACCTCGTGAACGGGCCGCATCCAGTCTCGCTCTACCTCGTCGTGCCGCCGTCCGACATCAACCGCACCAAGCCGCTGGTCCGCCTCATCCTCAACCAGATCGGCCGCCGGCTGACCGAGGAGTTGAACTCCACTGCCAAGCGGCAGCGCCTGCTGCTGATGCTCGACGAGTTTCCGGCTTTGGGCAGGCTGGACTTCTTCGAATCCGCGCTCGCCTTCATGGCCGGGTACGGAATGAAATCCTTCCTGATCGCCCAGTCGCTCAATCAGATCGAGAAGGCCTATGGCGTCAATCACTCGATCCTGGATAACTGCCACGTCCGGGTTTCGTTCGCGACCAACGACGAGCGGACGGCCAAACGGGTCTCCGACGCCCTCGGCACCGCGACCGAAATGCGGGCGATGAAAAACTATGCGGGCCACAGGCTCAGCCCCTGGCTCGGTCATCTGATGGTGTCGCGATCCGAGACCGCCCGCCAGCTTCTCACGCCTGGAGAGATCATGCAGCTTCCACCCGACGATGAGATCGTCATGGTGGCGGGCACGCCGCCGGTGCGGGCGAAGAAGGCGCGATATTTTACCGATCCCCGTCTCACCCGCCGCTTGCTGCCGGCGCCAAAACCCCGGCGCAACCAGCGGCCGCCACGTCCAGACGACTGGACGGGTATCGAACCGCCGCCGCAGCCGGACAGTCCGCCTCCAAGTCAATCCGGCGGTGCGGCCGCCACGCCTGAGAATGCCGACAGCGATGACGCCAATGCCAATATCCGCCGTGAGCCGGGGCTTCCCGACCATGAGGAGGTGGTGCGTGAGGCGCCGGCGCCCGTCAACGAGTTCGATTTCGACGAACCGGATACAGCCAGCGACGAGGCGACCACCCAGCGCCGGATGCACCGCATCGCCCGCATCGCGAGCCTCGATCCCGGCGACGGCATCGAGCTTTGA
- the trbB gene encoding P-type conjugative transfer ATPase TrbB — MLRTALGASIAGWLADPKTVEVMLNPDGRLWLDRLGEGLSDTGERLSPADGERIIRLVAHHVGAEVHAGSPRVSAELPDSGERFEGLLPPVVAAPAFAIRKPAVAVFTLDDYVADGIMTRLQASALQIAVADKANILVAGGTGTGKTTLTNALLAEIAKTGDRVVLIEDTRELQCSAPNLVAMRTKDGVASLSDLVRSSLRLRPDRIPIGEVRGAEALDLLKAWGTGHPGGVGTIHAGSAIGALRRMEQLIQEAVVTVPRALIAETIDLVAVLVRDGHGRRLSELARVDGLNAAGEYALRQLPGPLEPVRRAEDVPIHQTGELG, encoded by the coding sequence ATGCTTCGCACGGCGCTGGGCGCTTCGATCGCGGGCTGGCTGGCGGACCCGAAGACCGTCGAGGTCATGCTGAACCCCGATGGCCGGTTATGGCTCGACCGGCTGGGCGAAGGCCTGTCCGATACCGGCGAACGGCTTTCACCGGCTGACGGTGAGCGGATCATTCGGCTGGTCGCCCATCATGTCGGCGCCGAGGTTCATGCAGGGAGCCCGCGCGTCTCGGCCGAGCTGCCGGATAGCGGGGAGCGGTTCGAGGGGCTGTTGCCGCCTGTCGTCGCAGCGCCGGCCTTCGCGATCCGCAAGCCCGCCGTGGCTGTCTTCACCCTCGATGATTATGTCGCCGACGGGATCATGACGCGGTTGCAGGCGTCGGCGCTGCAAATCGCAGTCGCCGACAAGGCCAATATCCTGGTCGCCGGCGGCACCGGCACCGGCAAGACCACGCTGACGAACGCGCTGCTGGCCGAGATCGCCAAAACCGGCGACCGGGTCGTTCTGATCGAAGACACCCGCGAGCTTCAGTGCAGCGCCCCCAATCTGGTGGCGATGCGGACCAAGGACGGCGTCGCCAGCCTGTCGGATCTCGTTCGTTCCTCTTTGCGCCTCCGCCCGGACCGGATTCCGATCGGCGAGGTGCGCGGCGCCGAGGCCCTCGATCTCCTCAAGGCCTGGGGCACGGGCCATCCCGGCGGCGTCGGCACGATCCACGCCGGCAGCGCGATCGGCGCGCTACGCCGCATGGAACAGCTCATCCAGGAAGCGGTGGTGACGGTGCCGCGGGCGCTGATCGCGGAGACCATCGATCTCGTCGCGGTCCTTGTGCGCGATGGCCATGGTCGTCGGCTGTCCGAACTCGCCCGCGTCGATGGGCTCAATGCCGCCGGTGAATATGCGCTGCGCCAGCTCCCCGGCCCGCTCGAGCCCGTCCGCAGGGCGGAAGACGTCCCCATCCATCAGACAGGAGAACTCGGATGA
- a CDS encoding TrbC/VirB2 family protein produces MTNALSRFRSTANTAMIGLVVALAMSSAARASGSSMPWEAPLQSILQSIEGPVAKIVAVIIIIVTGLTLAFGDTNGGFRRLIQIVFGLSIAFAASSFFLSFFSFGGGAVI; encoded by the coding sequence ATGACCAACGCACTTTCCCGTTTCCGCAGCACCGCCAACACGGCGATGATCGGCCTCGTGGTCGCGCTCGCCATGTCGAGCGCGGCCAGGGCGTCAGGCTCCTCGATGCCCTGGGAAGCGCCGCTTCAGTCGATTCTTCAGTCGATCGAAGGGCCGGTCGCCAAGATCGTGGCGGTCATCATCATTATCGTGACCGGCCTGACCCTGGCGTTCGGCGACACCAATGGCGGGTTTCGGCGGCTGATCCAGATCGTGTTCGGTCTTTCGATAGCCTTCGCCGCCAGTTCCTTCTTCCTCTCCTTCTTCAGCTTCGGCGGCGGGGCCGTCATCTGA
- a CDS encoding VirB3 family type IV secretion system protein, giving the protein MLGGGDEVAGFYAPVHRALTEPILLGGAPRTLAIANGTLAAAIGLGLQLWIAGGVFWLVGHLAAVWAARRDAQFADVARRHLRYPAHLRV; this is encoded by the coding sequence ATGTTGGGCGGCGGAGATGAGGTCGCGGGCTTCTACGCCCCCGTCCACCGGGCGCTGACCGAGCCCATCCTGCTCGGCGGCGCCCCGCGCACGCTCGCCATCGCCAATGGCACGCTGGCGGCCGCGATCGGTCTCGGCCTCCAGTTGTGGATTGCCGGCGGCGTGTTCTGGCTGGTCGGCCATCTTGCCGCCGTCTGGGCCGCGCGCCGCGATGCGCAGTTCGCCGACGTCGCCCGCCGTCATCTCCGATACCCCGCGCATTTGCGTGTCTGA
- the trbE gene encoding conjugal transfer protein TrbE has product MMNLAEYRQRAAWLSDFLPWAALIAEGVVLNKDGSFQRTARFRGPDLDSATPSELVGVTHRLNNALRRLGSGWSIFVEAQRIPSDDYPVSDFPDPVSSLVDEERRAQFVDAGAHFESRYYLTLLWMPPAEDAARAESWLYEGKAKDGVDPWELVKSFTDRCAQLLNLIDGFVPESAWLDDAETLTYLHSTISTRRQRVRVPETPMYLDTLLADEPLTGGLEPRLGRHHLRVLTVIGFPTMTWPGILDELNRLAFPYRWSTRAIMLDKGDATKLLSKIRRQWFAKRKSIAAIVKEVMTNEASVLMDSDASNKAADADAALQELGADDVGQAYVTATVTVWDEDPGIAAEKLRLVEKIVQSRDFTCIPEGMNAIEAWLGSLPGHVYANVRQPPLSTMNLAHMIPLSAIWAGQPRDEHFKAPPLLFAKTEGSTPFRLSLHVGDVGHTLVVGPTGAGKSVLLATMALQFRRYPGSQIFAFDFGGSIRAAALGMGGDWQDLGGSLFARDGDTEETGGVLLQPLARIDDAAERAWAAEWLAAIFEAEGATVDPQAKDHIWSALTSLASALPGERTLTGLAVLLQSQELKQALAPWCVGGAWGRLLDAEQERLGTASVQAFETEGLMDSGAAPAVLSYLFHRIAGRLDGSPTLIIIDEGWLALNSPAFARQLSTWLVTLRKKNASVIFATQSLAQIENSSVAPAIIESCKTRILLPNERALEPQIARIYRAFGLNDRQIEILARSTPKRDYYCQSPRGNRLFELGLGDVALAFAAASSKTDQITIGELMDAHGQQGFADAWLRHRGLNWAADLLPAFTEENPL; this is encoded by the coding sequence ATGATGAACCTCGCCGAATATCGCCAACGCGCTGCCTGGCTCAGCGACTTCCTGCCCTGGGCCGCTCTGATTGCCGAGGGCGTCGTCCTCAACAAGGACGGCTCATTCCAGCGCACCGCGCGTTTTCGTGGCCCCGATCTTGATTCCGCCACACCGTCTGAACTGGTGGGCGTTACCCACCGGCTCAACAATGCACTCCGGCGCCTGGGATCGGGGTGGTCGATCTTCGTCGAAGCCCAGCGCATCCCGTCCGACGACTATCCCGTTTCGGACTTCCCCGACCCGGTCTCGTCGCTGGTCGACGAGGAACGCCGCGCCCAGTTCGTCGACGCGGGCGCGCATTTCGAGAGCCGCTATTATCTCACGCTGCTCTGGATGCCGCCCGCCGAGGACGCGGCCCGCGCCGAAAGCTGGCTCTACGAAGGCAAGGCCAAAGACGGGGTCGATCCCTGGGAACTGGTCAAGAGCTTCACGGATCGCTGCGCCCAGCTTCTCAATCTGATCGACGGGTTCGTGCCCGAATCCGCCTGGCTCGATGATGCGGAGACTCTGACCTATCTCCACTCGACGATCTCGACCCGGCGCCAGCGGGTCCGCGTGCCCGAAACCCCGATGTATCTCGATACGCTGCTGGCCGATGAGCCGCTGACCGGCGGTCTCGAGCCCCGGCTGGGCCGGCATCATCTGCGCGTCCTCACCGTGATCGGATTTCCGACAATGACCTGGCCGGGGATTCTCGATGAACTGAACCGGCTCGCCTTTCCCTATCGCTGGTCCACCCGCGCCATCATGCTCGACAAGGGCGACGCGACGAAGCTGCTGTCGAAGATCCGGCGGCAATGGTTCGCAAAGCGCAAATCCATCGCAGCCATCGTCAAGGAGGTGATGACCAATGAGGCGTCGGTCCTCATGGACAGCGACGCATCGAACAAGGCGGCGGACGCCGATGCGGCGCTGCAGGAGCTGGGCGCCGATGATGTGGGACAGGCCTATGTGACCGCGACTGTCACGGTCTGGGATGAAGACCCGGGTATCGCCGCCGAGAAACTGCGTCTCGTCGAAAAGATCGTCCAGAGCCGCGACTTCACCTGCATCCCCGAAGGCATGAACGCGATCGAGGCCTGGCTCGGATCGCTCCCCGGTCATGTCTATGCCAATGTTCGGCAGCCGCCGCTCTCGACGATGAACCTTGCCCACATGATCCCGCTCTCGGCGATCTGGGCGGGGCAGCCGCGCGACGAGCATTTCAAGGCGCCGCCGCTGCTGTTCGCCAAGACCGAAGGCAGTACGCCGTTCCGCCTGTCGCTTCATGTCGGTGACGTCGGCCATACGCTGGTCGTCGGCCCGACCGGCGCGGGCAAATCCGTGCTGCTCGCGACCATGGCGCTCCAGTTCCGGCGCTATCCCGGCAGTCAGATTTTCGCCTTCGATTTCGGCGGCAGTATCCGTGCTGCGGCTCTCGGCATGGGAGGCGATTGGCAGGATCTCGGCGGAAGCCTGTTTGCGCGGGATGGCGACACGGAGGAGACAGGCGGCGTCCTGTTGCAGCCGCTGGCCCGGATCGATGATGCAGCCGAACGAGCCTGGGCTGCCGAATGGCTTGCCGCCATCTTCGAAGCCGAAGGCGCGACAGTCGATCCGCAGGCCAAGGACCATATCTGGTCGGCCCTGACCTCCCTCGCCAGCGCTCTGCCCGGCGAGCGAACGCTCACCGGGCTCGCCGTGCTACTCCAGTCGCAAGAGCTGAAGCAGGCGCTTGCGCCATGGTGCGTGGGCGGCGCCTGGGGGCGGCTGCTGGATGCCGAACAGGAACGGCTCGGCACCGCCTCGGTGCAGGCGTTCGAGACCGAAGGGCTGATGGACAGTGGCGCGGCGCCCGCCGTTTTGTCCTATCTCTTCCACCGCATCGCCGGGCGGCTCGATGGGAGCCCCACGCTCATCATCATCGACGAAGGCTGGCTGGCGCTGAACTCGCCCGCCTTCGCCCGCCAGCTCTCCACATGGCTGGTGACGCTGCGCAAGAAGAACGCCAGCGTCATCTTCGCCACCCAGTCGCTTGCCCAGATCGAGAACAGCAGCGTCGCGCCCGCGATCATCGAAAGCTGCAAGACGCGTATCCTGCTCCCCAACGAACGCGCGCTCGAGCCGCAGATCGCCCGCATCTACCGCGCCTTCGGTCTCAATGACCGGCAGATCGAAATCCTGGCCCGTTCGACGCCCAAGCGGGATTATTACTGCCAGTCCCCACGCGGCAACCGGCTGTTCGAGCTGGGTCTCGGCGATGTCGCGCTCGCTTTCGCGGCCGCCTCTTCCAAGACCGACCAGATCACCATCGGCGAACTGATGGACGCCCATGGGCAGCAGGGCTTCGCCGACGCCTGGCTGCGCCATCGCGGTCTGAACTGGGCGGCCGACCTTCTGCCCGCTTTCACAGAGGAGAATCCGCTATGA
- the trbJ gene encoding P-type conjugative transfer protein TrbJ: MTRHKLRRSIIVGIAMLGLTAVPEPASAQLGFGGIVYDPTNYAQNVLTAARSLQQINNQIQQIQQQATSLINEARNLASLPFSSLGELQAQIQQTRQLLSEAQRIAYDVKTIEDAFTARYRNVDMSASDATLIANARERWRDSVGSFEDALRVQAGVVGNIEGSQTAMADIVGASQSATGALQAAQAGNQLLALQSRQIADLTALLAAQGRAQALESARNAATEEQGREHFRRFMRRSGQ, encoded by the coding sequence ATGACACGTCATAAACTGCGCCGCAGCATCATCGTCGGCATCGCGATGCTGGGTCTAACAGCCGTCCCAGAGCCTGCCAGCGCGCAGCTCGGCTTCGGCGGGATCGTCTATGACCCGACCAACTATGCGCAGAATGTGCTGACCGCGGCGCGCTCGCTCCAGCAGATCAACAATCAGATACAGCAGATCCAGCAGCAGGCGACGTCGCTCATCAACGAGGCCCGCAACCTCGCTTCGCTGCCGTTCAGCAGCCTGGGCGAGCTTCAGGCGCAGATTCAGCAGACCCGCCAGTTGCTGAGCGAGGCGCAGCGCATCGCCTATGATGTGAAGACGATCGAGGACGCCTTTACCGCGCGCTATCGTAATGTCGATATGAGCGCGTCCGACGCGACCCTGATCGCCAATGCCCGCGAGCGCTGGCGGGACAGTGTCGGCAGCTTCGAGGATGCGCTCCGCGTCCAGGCCGGCGTCGTCGGCAATATCGAAGGCTCGCAGACGGCGATGGCGGACATCGTCGGCGCCAGCCAGTCGGCGACCGGCGCGCTTCAGGCGGCCCAGGCCGGCAACCAGCTTCTTGCCCTGCAATCGCGTCAGATCGCCGATCTCACCGCGCTTCTCGCCGCGCAGGGCCGCGCCCAGGCGCTCGAATCCGCGCGCAACGCCGCCACCGAAGAGCAGGGCCGCGAGCATTTTCGCCGTTTCATGCGCCGCAGCGGCCAGTGA
- the trbK-alt gene encoding putative entry exclusion protein TrbK-alt, producing MSRSARIAGVALAGGLLMATAIAIAVDERKPAAPLPSPTDLAPYDPLRDELARCRTLTMPDSGCDAAWEEHRRRFLGREDDRP from the coding sequence ATGAGCCGCAGCGCCAGGATCGCCGGAGTCGCGCTTGCCGGAGGCCTGTTGATGGCGACCGCTATCGCCATAGCGGTGGACGAGCGCAAACCTGCCGCGCCTCTGCCATCGCCCACAGATCTCGCGCCGTACGATCCCTTGCGCGACGAGCTTGCCCGTTGCCGCACGCTCACCATGCCGGATTCCGGCTGTGACGCGGCCTGGGAGGAACATCGCCGCCGCTTCCTCGGACGCGAGGATGACCGGCCATGA
- the trbL gene encoding P-type conjugative transfer protein TrbL yields MNDTGVINTFLDTFNTYIDSGFGLLGGEVAFLSTTLIVIDITLAGLFWAWGADEDVMHRLVKKVLYVGFFAFVIGNFSALAGIVFESFAGLGLKASGASISLADFMKPGSVAAAGFNAGEPLLDAAGQLTGPVGLFTNFVQIAILLIAWVIILIAFFIISVQLFVTLIEFKLTTLAGFVLLPFALFNKTAFLAEKVLGNVVASGIKVLVLAVIVGIGTGLFAQFESAFGEMPTAEQAMSVALAALALLGLSIFGPGIATGLVSGAPQLGAGAAVGTALAVGGMAVGGAVGARVAAGGAASAIGGGLKAGAAAARGGSFAAGAAASSYSLGSLGKSGAGAVAGGLSAVGQSAAGGAAKAAMAPIRKAAAKAGDSMKSNFHSGARAGFTASGGTISGGPGGSGSAPATASATPGSSLGSPPAWAQAMKRQQALQRGVTAITHAVRSGDRGGGGMSPDIKQKD; encoded by the coding sequence ATGAACGACACCGGCGTCATCAATACCTTCCTCGACACGTTCAACACTTACATCGACAGCGGCTTCGGCCTGCTCGGGGGCGAGGTCGCCTTCCTCTCCACGACACTGATCGTCATCGACATCACGCTCGCCGGCTTGTTCTGGGCCTGGGGCGCCGACGAGGACGTGATGCACCGCCTTGTGAAGAAGGTGCTCTATGTCGGCTTCTTCGCTTTCGTCATCGGCAACTTCTCCGCGCTCGCCGGAATCGTATTCGAGAGCTTCGCTGGATTGGGGCTGAAGGCGAGCGGCGCCAGCATCAGCCTCGCCGACTTCATGAAACCGGGCAGCGTCGCGGCCGCCGGGTTCAATGCAGGCGAACCGCTGCTCGACGCTGCCGGACAACTGACCGGCCCGGTCGGCTTGTTCACCAACTTCGTCCAGATCGCGATCCTGTTGATCGCCTGGGTCATCATATTGATCGCCTTCTTCATCATCAGCGTGCAGCTCTTCGTCACGCTCATAGAGTTCAAGCTGACCACGCTCGCGGGCTTCGTCCTGCTGCCCTTTGCACTGTTCAACAAAACGGCTTTCCTTGCCGAAAAGGTGCTCGGCAATGTCGTCGCCTCCGGTATCAAGGTGCTGGTGCTCGCCGTCATCGTCGGGATCGGCACCGGCCTCTTCGCCCAGTTCGAAAGCGCGTTCGGCGAAATGCCGACTGCGGAACAGGCGATGTCGGTGGCGCTGGCCGCCCTCGCGCTTCTCGGCCTCTCGATCTTCGGACCCGGCATCGCCACCGGCCTTGTGTCCGGCGCACCCCAGCTCGGCGCAGGCGCCGCAGTCGGAACCGCGCTTGCCGTGGGCGGAATGGCAGTCGGCGGTGCGGTGGGCGCCCGCGTGGCGGCGGGCGGCGCCGCTTCCGCGATCGGCGGCGGCTTGAAGGCGGGCGCGGCCGCCGCGCGCGGCGGTTCTTTCGCCGCTGGCGCCGCGGCGAGCAGCTACAGCCTGGGATCGCTTGGGAAAAGCGGTGCCGGCGCGGTCGCGGGCGGGCTTTCCGCTGTCGGCCAGTCGGCCGCAGGCGGCGCGGCCAAGGCCGCTATGGCCCCGATCAGGAAAGCCGCCGCCAAGGCTGGCGACAGCATGAAATCCAACTTCCACTCCGGCGCCCGTGCTGGCTTCACCGCATCCGGCGGGACCATCTCGGGCGGTCCCGGCGGTTCGGGCAGCGCACCGGCTACAGCGTCAGCCACGCCCGGCTCTTCGCTCGGTTCACCGCCTGCATGGGCTCAGGCGATGAAGCGCCAACAGGCGCTGCAACGCGGCGTTACCGCGATCACGCACGCTGTGCGCTCCGGCGATCGCGGTGGCGGCGGCATGTCGCCCGACATCAAGCAAAAGGACTGA
- the trbF gene encoding conjugal transfer protein TrbF, with translation MFKRPSIRYGKAVDPETPYQRAAQAWDDRIGSARVQARNWRLIAFGCLALSAGLAGGLVWQGARGTITPWIVEVDKLGQAQTVAPANGDYRPTDPQIAFHLARFIEQVRSIPADPVIVRENWLRAYDFTTDRGAVALNDYARTNDPFANVGRIQIATEISSVIRASPDSFRVAWIERRYQDGSLAAIERWSAILTVAVQPPRDPERLRKNPLGVYVNAINWSKELGQ, from the coding sequence ATGTTCAAGCGCCCCTCCATTCGTTACGGCAAGGCCGTCGATCCGGAAACACCCTATCAACGCGCCGCGCAGGCATGGGATGACCGAATTGGCTCGGCGCGCGTTCAGGCGCGGAACTGGCGGCTAATCGCTTTCGGCTGTCTCGCCCTGTCCGCGGGACTTGCGGGCGGCCTTGTCTGGCAGGGCGCACGCGGCACGATTACGCCCTGGATTGTTGAGGTCGACAAACTGGGCCAGGCCCAGACCGTCGCGCCGGCCAATGGAGACTATCGGCCAACCGATCCGCAGATCGCATTCCATCTGGCGCGGTTTATCGAACAGGTCCGCAGCATTCCCGCCGACCCGGTGATCGTGCGCGAGAACTGGCTACGCGCCTATGACTTCACCACCGATCGGGGCGCCGTGGCGCTCAATGACTATGCGCGCACGAACGATCCATTCGCCAATGTCGGCCGCATCCAGATCGCCACCGAGATCTCCAGCGTCATCAGAGCTTCGCCCGACAGCTTCCGCGTCGCCTGGATCGAGCGGCGCTATCAGGACGGCAGTCTTGCGGCGATCGAGCGTTGGTCAGCCATCCTCACCGTTGCCGTGCAGCCGCCCCGCGATCCCGAACGGCTGAGAAAGAACCCGCTCGGCGTCTACGTCAACGCCATCAACTGGTCGAAGGAACTGGGCCAATGA
- the trbG gene encoding P-type conjugative transfer protein TrbG has translation MTVSASSPRQSRCTYVLPALLISVSTLSACATSAAKPPLIRYDDAPAIAAVHTPSPPAPVEIVTVPEPLPLPGQLMPVTESSAPPEPADPSVRVNQANAAARMQPVRDGFINAIQVYPWSDGALYQVYAAPGQVTDIALQEGEQLVGPGPVAAGDTVRWIIGDTVSGSGTSARVHILVKPTRPDLSTNLVINTNRRTYHVELRATQATWMASVSWTYPHDRLIALRAQNSHAASSTPVATGVDVSRLNFRYRIEGDEAPWRPVRAFDDSAQVFIEFPAGIAQGEMPPLFVIGPEGGGELVNYRVADRHMVVDRLFAAAELRLGGERQQTVRIVRDDGQRQRRTRR, from the coding sequence ATGACCGTATCCGCATCATCGCCTCGCCAGTCGCGCTGTACCTACGTGCTTCCGGCTTTGCTGATTTCCGTATCCACGCTGTCGGCCTGCGCCACCAGCGCGGCGAAGCCGCCCTTAATCCGCTACGACGATGCGCCCGCCATCGCGGCCGTTCACACGCCGTCGCCTCCCGCGCCAGTCGAGATCGTCACCGTGCCGGAGCCGCTGCCGCTCCCCGGCCAATTGATGCCCGTTACCGAGAGCAGCGCGCCGCCCGAGCCCGCTGACCCTTCGGTACGCGTCAACCAGGCCAATGCCGCGGCTCGGATGCAGCCAGTGCGCGACGGCTTCATCAACGCGATCCAGGTCTACCCATGGTCGGATGGCGCGCTCTATCAGGTATATGCCGCACCCGGACAGGTCACCGATATCGCCCTGCAGGAAGGCGAACAGCTCGTTGGGCCCGGGCCGGTTGCGGCCGGCGACACGGTGCGCTGGATCATCGGTGATACGGTGAGCGGCTCCGGGACGTCTGCTCGGGTTCATATTCTCGTGAAGCCAACGCGGCCGGATCTTTCAACCAACCTGGTCATAAACACCAACCGTCGTACCTATCATGTCGAACTGCGCGCCACCCAGGCCACCTGGATGGCCTCGGTCTCCTGGACCTATCCACACGACCGCCTGATCGCGTTGCGCGCGCAGAACAGCCATGCCGCGTCATCAACACCCGTCGCCACCGGCGTCGACGTATCCCGGCTCAACTTCCGCTATCGGATCGAGGGCGACGAAGCGCCCTGGCGCCCGGTTCGAGCGTTCGACGACAGCGCGCAAGTGTTCATCGAGTTTCCCGCCGGTATCGCACAAGGGGAAATGCCACCGTTGTTCGTAATCGGTCCGGAAGGCGGCGGCGAGCTGGTCAACTATCGTGTGGCGGATCGCCATATGGTCGTCGATCGCCTCTTTGCGGCCGCCGAACTCCGTCTTGGCGGGGAGCGCCAGCAGACCGTCCGCATCGTTCGCGACGACGGACAGCGCCAGCGCAGGACCCGGCGATGA